GTAATGCCttgtgtattaaaaaatttcgaattaatatAAAAGCgaatcattatattaaaaaaataacattaaaaatattgcaaaatttaaaaagtttcaaagtgaataatttaataataaaacttgaaactaaattttgaattgaaaaaaaaacgaagtatGAAATATAAGCATTTAAAGAATGTCGAAATATTCAAGTATGATGAgtaaaaaattcaccaatttctattaaaaacagggtccaaacaaagaaatttattaaatgaataaaaataacgaaaattatgtacattaaaaccagacaatttaaaaatgtaattcagtTATAAATtgagaagtttaaattttttaaatttgaaattaaaaaattaacattaatagcAGCAAAGCGTTCAGAAATGAGTAATACAAATATTATGTCATCAAGTATTAATGATTGTTTAGTAATAAAtatggaaaatgtatattttaagctaaaatcaattaaatatgaatttaaaattaaaatcatagcAACTTGAAGCACTTTAAATTGTGatctaaaattctcgaattgtaataaattataatgtaTGTGTTATTGGGGtttaataaatgtaccaaaatttcTATACTTACTACATACTCAGATCTGAGTTCTTCGAATGATGTTTGCGAAGATGACTTTTCATTCTTTCCTTGAGTCAAAGGAAACGAATATTCATCTTCTTCGGGGttctgaaaaaaatatggaaggtaagaaaatgaatacaaaatataaatggtTTTCACATGAGCACAAGAATTTCCACAACTTACTTCAGAATGATCTTCAGAAAATGGTTTTAAACCCCTAGCTTGAGAAAGTGGGAAGAAATCGCCTTCTTTATTTAAATCCTATAAAACATTAAGCATTGAAAATAAGGTACTTGAAACAGATTattaattacacctcgcgctcggatatttattctttgcatttggaatgcttaaaaaaaactttatcaaaaagatctcttttagatggcagtatttatatgcgtcttcatgttctgaattgtctacttaataaagtatagtcaaagattaagtttctcaaagctctgtaggctttgaggtacacattctcatcgtgacactcgtgctgcgcgctcgatttccgatagacatttgtaaacaggttttgttggattttttttctcgtaacttccgtcgtttttccatacattttttttaattttatttttttttcaacgttatttttcacgaataaaacaaaaagtaggcgtcctatcaagaggtgattctGAACTaaactgtagatcttttttgggataaacatttttgttaattcatattttttcgtatcctacatattttgtccacaaaatggaattttttattttccattattttttgtgcaatcaaaatttgaattatcaattaaaaaaaatccaaatatttgttataataatcttttagagctttcaaaaataaatgtttttcttctcttgactttttctcatatcgtgcgtttttcggcttcaaatttcgatttttggttgattaaaaaaattttgaaaacgctataactctgagaattttatttttatcgaaaaaagtcattaggacaaATTgtctgttctttttaatactatgaatatctgtacatagaattttcaaattcagaaaaaagtggtctcaaaaattttcaaaatgcgctcactttttgaatttttatcaacaatggctggtttacgaactcgtcctttcttttaagacctaaaaaaagtgcgccaaagatgaatttgattcgttcattttttcgagagttatcgtgtttacggacgaacggccggacggacagacatacgccatcgtgaaaacctgattttcggattcagggggtctcgaaacgtggaaatccgttgaaaaagtgagatgtcaaatttccgacaattctaatactttctcgatcataaatgatgagaatgtaaaaagattcataaattttgatttacttaCTGCCTCGGGAGAAACAGCCTTTACTTGGGTAAGCGGAAacaaaaattcctccttttctgagttctgaaattaaaataaatatagtacTGTATATGATAAAATTACTATCAAAATCACATAAAATAAACTCACTTTCTTCATAGTTTCCTGCTTCTTGTTCAACTGAACGGACTGAAATTGATAGGTTTCACTGAGACGGTCAAAACGGACATCGCTGTCAATTgactgaaaagtaaaaaaataattttttttcaatattcatattattttataaaaatgatttaaaaacaatcGCAAACCTCATCATCGGAAAAGAGTGTATATTCCGGTTTTTCTGGAAGTTTCTGGGTAAGCGTTTTTATCAACGAGAGAGTCTCCAAGTCTATTTTGACTGGTTCAGATTTTGTTATTACCGGTAAAGCCTATGAAATGAATAAGTTAAACACATTTTTCCtcaaagtttttcataattttaactgaataatattcaaaattaacttacTCTTTTCTTAagatctttctttttcttttgaagcTTTTCTTCTGCTTctttaattttcgtttgaaggCTCGAAAAATTATGGACTTTTGACTTTTCCTTCATTGGATTAAATTCCTGatgaacctaaaaaaatgaataaaagttccccgaaaaacgttattttagaaagtattataaaatatttatataatataggAATACAGTtagattgtattatttttaaatgaaacagtaAAAAACTACCTCTTTTAGAGCTGCCAGATACTTTTTACTCTTATGCTCAAGCTCCTTTAATTTAATCTCGTATCTCTTGTCCAAGGTTTTTTCTCTTTGCTGCGCTGAATTTACAGCTGCCTCCAATTTCTTTTTCATCGATGCGAAGTCTGTCAAACTGTTTGTCTCCAACAAGTTTGGATTCTTTTCTAAGTGTTCGTTGTTCACCTTCTTAATATTGCTGTAGTTTTCAAATATCTCATTCCTAACTTTTTCTTTCTCTGATAAATCTAATTCTAAGTCATGAATTATTGATTCTTCTTTTTCGCAGTTTAAATCTTGGTGCAACTCTTGTAGAATCTCAGAATTTCCTTCATTATTTTTCTCTTGTTGACGAATCAAGTCTTCCAGTTCctgttttaaattcaatgaacATGACAGTAGAAGTTTATAATGCAAATAttacttattaattaaatatacatattattaaaTGCTACCTGACTCCTTAATTTGTTTTCCGTGGAAATTTTCTCACTCAGAAGAAGTTCTAAttctttatttacttttattaacGACTTATCAAGATTATCTACATCGATATTCttcgataaaataaaattaattgcgtTCTTTGAATCTCTCAGACTACTTTCGAGTTTTAAGAGCTGATTTGTGGAATCTGCACTCGCTTTTTGAAGATCTAATTTTAAATCTAGTTCTTTTATCTGGACTTCTATCTGCTGAATTtctcctttgaaatctttttctctggaaaataaaggattttaaattgaataggaCATTGTAGGTTGTTATGTCAAAAATTAGGAAAACcctaaagaataattaaatatttattgggtTTCTTACATGCTAGTGTCTGGATTTATTTTTGTCaagattaattcttttatttttagataggCTGATTCTTTCATTTCGTCGACATCACCAAGATCCTTCAGCTGGGTTTCTAAGACATTAAACTCTTCTTCTAATTTCTGCTGAgcctaaaaagtataaaatatttcttaaaataagaaaatagaagTAACAGCTCCTAATTTTACAAGTACATTGAATGAGAAATGgataattattctaaaagataaaaaaatatacttggGAGAATTTGCTGTTCTCTTCTAAAATTTGATCAGTCTTCTTTTGTGAAACATTTTCCAAAACAATTTCCTCATCGTTTAAGTTCTTAATATaccttatgaaaattaataatattattataatgggatgtttattatttttaggaaacAATGAGTGGACCGTTTATAATATAACAATTctacatcattaaaaaaaatacccttCTATGCTGTTGAGTTTTTCTTCCACGTTCTTTACAGTGAACAACACTTCATCTGAATCTTGCGATTTTTCTTCCTCTTCTTTGATTTTGGAACGtgtttttatcaaattctctAGGGCGCATTTTTCATCGCTGATTTCTACAGAAaacgaaccaaattttttatgattatctaAATACATTCCATGCAATAAATGCTATtccttatttagaaaatttaagatcCAGATTTAGTTATATATgagtaaaatttaagattttattgaGTTGCCTTAAATCACCTGTTTCGAAATTTCCTTCTTCgcttgaaacttcgagtttctcGCTCTCGATTTTCAGTTTctctattattacatttttcatgtcTGACACATCACTGAAATGGTGATCAAAACCTCCTTCCTTCTGAACCATATACTTGATATCATCGTATATGAGGAGCACAAATTCCCAAGCCCTGTTCACTCtgtataatatttaataagaaaaaatataaagaggTTGCATTTGATTTATCTCCGGGTATCCAGcacttcttaaaaaaaattccaagacttttccaggttttccaggataAAAAAGGCAATTTCTCCAGGTAAATTTTTTATAGCGAAAAAATACTTTCCACGAAACATAGTAGAAATTGTAGATCCCATGGAAATGAAAAGTGTCATAAACGAATTTTCTCATACAAcctcaaaatatgattttatgacaaaaacacgatttttagtcattttatcacggtgaaaaattaCGAAGCTGCAATCGAAAATGCTTCGATGTTTCTCATTTCTTTCTATTT
The sequence above is drawn from the Belonocnema kinseyi isolate 2016_QV_RU_SX_M_011 chromosome 7, B_treatae_v1, whole genome shotgun sequence genome and encodes:
- the LOC117176191 gene encoding lamin-like protein encodes the protein MDSPISSKRKRYSASAVKTSDIAESKKRSINSSTEQLIPSFTPPKLIDQLYHTYQSLKTERVSSSQIESSQKEQKSQTSKISTAKKAAIKLKQNSLELKSSELKKKKTEYCKSRIAKEKEQKFIVETVNRAWEFVLLIYDDIKYMVQKEGGFDHHFSDVSDMKNVIIEKLKIESEKLEVSSEEGNFETEISDEKCALENLIKTRSKIKEEEEKSQDSDEVLFTVKNVEEKLNSIEGYIKNLNDEEIVLENVSQKKTDQILEENSKFSQAQQKLEEEFNVLETQLKDLGDVDEMKESAYLKIKELILTKINPDTSIEKDFKGEIQQIEVQIKELDLKLDLQKASADSTNQLLKLESSLRDSKNAINFILSKNIDVDNLDKSLIKVNKELELLLSEKISTENKLRSQELEDLIRQQEKNNEGNSEILQELHQDLNCEKEESIIHDLELDLSEKEKVRNEIFENYSNIKKVNNEHLEKNPNLLETNSLTDFASMKKKLEAAVNSAQQREKTLDKRYEIKLKELEHKSKKYLAALKEVHQEFNPMKEKSKVHNFSSLQTKIKEAEEKLQKKKKDLKKRALPVITKSEPVKIDLETLSLIKTLTQKLPEKPEYTLFSDDESIDSDVRFDRLSETYQFQSVQLNKKQETMKKNSEKEEFLFPLTQVKAVSPEADLNKEGDFFPLSQARGLKPFSEDHSENPEEDEYSFPLTQGKNEKSSSQTSFEELRSEYVKSPKNEKRVITSSQKPSSQDSFEYESQAKEKNVARSQPKVEISTPSKGRSVKEAEKERGRSTDRRFFKSSSQTVSKSYKRSKFIPPRKF